The following proteins are co-located in the Paenibacillus sp. FSL H8-0079 genome:
- a CDS encoding SDR family oxidoreductase, translating to MKISEQVAFVTGANRGFGRHLALELLSRGAKVYAGARNPETIDIPGVTPVKLDITNPQEVAAAAMIAQDVTVLINNAGSSTGASLLDGDPEKIDLEFNTHFFGTLSMVRAFAPIIENNGGGSILNILSGLSWFSSGTLGAYTAAKAAEWALTNDLRLNLYPRNVRVAGLHVGFMETDMTANVDMPKSNPADIAKIAIDGIESDSFEIIADEVSRQVQAGLAGGVAALYPQLSK from the coding sequence ATGAAAATTTCTGAACAAGTCGCATTTGTTACCGGAGCAAACCGAGGATTTGGCCGCCATCTTGCCCTGGAACTTCTATCAAGAGGGGCGAAAGTGTATGCAGGTGCAAGAAACCCGGAGACTATTGATATTCCAGGTGTTACACCAGTTAAGTTGGATATTACCAACCCACAAGAAGTTGCAGCTGCTGCTATGATCGCTCAGGATGTTACCGTGCTAATCAACAATGCAGGTTCATCAACAGGAGCGTCTTTACTAGACGGTGATCCTGAAAAAATAGATTTGGAATTTAATACACACTTTTTCGGTACACTGTCCATGGTTCGGGCATTTGCACCGATCATAGAGAACAACGGGGGAGGATCCATTTTGAATATCCTTTCCGGATTATCATGGTTTAGTTCGGGAACTTTAGGCGCGTATACGGCTGCCAAGGCTGCAGAGTGGGCATTAACGAATGACTTACGATTAAATCTATATCCACGCAATGTAAGAGTAGCTGGTCTACATGTTGGCTTTATGGAGACAGACATGACCGCTAACGTAGATATGCCTAAATCCAATCCTGCAGATATCGCGAAAATAGCTATTGACGGCATAGAATCTGACAGCTTTGAAATTATCGCAGATGAAGTTAGTCGTCAAGTACAAGCTGGACTTGCTGGTGGTGTAGCTGCACTATACCCACAACTTTCTAAATAA
- a CDS encoding NAD(P)/FAD-dependent oxidoreductase, with protein sequence MKEKIIIIGAGISGLSLAIFLKKAGIDCAVYENYPYKRIEGSSFRINKSGVHVMKELGIEELIKMSSHSADRMRLLTTDNTEIASINLMQSSTFSRRSIYMQRSDLVEILMRHAKSSGVEVHYNKKLTRFSEDASSVTAYFEDGQQEMGSLLVGADGLHSTVRNQMFPDHLLRYAKSWALYGIASFQDIDSKHVQNLMNGDELFYFSENANFLFSKSHPTDELNLSWQASGYQERKIPKEEFELRNLDELKSDLVKRYGEHGALSEIIKKSFNIIPKQIYCVDPIPSWSKGRAVVIGDSAHTINPNTGYGSSVALEDAMYLAKMLQKHHYTDALYYLEADRKDRINAIQNSLEIFDVSKGFDFSNGFDIGLFSGSTIDPNYKIHWEN encoded by the coding sequence ATGAAAGAAAAAATCATTATTATAGGCGCTGGAATTAGTGGGCTTTCATTAGCAATTTTTTTGAAAAAGGCGGGAATTGATTGCGCAGTGTACGAGAACTATCCTTACAAGCGAATTGAAGGATCTAGTTTCCGAATTAACAAAAGTGGTGTGCACGTGATGAAAGAATTAGGGATAGAAGAACTCATCAAAATGAGTAGTCATTCTGCTGATCGGATGAGACTCTTAACGACTGACAATACGGAAATTGCCTCAATAAATTTAATGCAGAGTTCGACTTTCAGTAGAAGATCTATTTACATGCAGCGTTCCGATCTTGTTGAAATTTTGATGAGACATGCTAAATCTAGTGGCGTCGAAGTACATTATAATAAAAAACTCACCCGTTTCTCCGAGGACGCTTCGAGTGTGACTGCTTATTTTGAAGACGGTCAACAGGAAATGGGAAGTTTGTTAGTTGGTGCAGATGGTTTACATTCAACAGTAAGAAACCAAATGTTTCCTGATCATCTATTACGTTATGCAAAATCATGGGCGTTATATGGAATCGCATCATTTCAGGATATTGATAGTAAACATGTACAAAACCTCATGAATGGGGATGAATTATTTTATTTTTCGGAGAATGCCAATTTCTTATTTTCTAAAAGCCATCCAACCGACGAATTAAACCTATCTTGGCAAGCATCTGGATATCAAGAGAGGAAAATTCCAAAAGAGGAATTCGAACTTAGGAATCTAGATGAACTTAAATCAGATTTGGTAAAACGTTATGGTGAACATGGAGCGTTGTCAGAGATTATCAAGAAATCGTTTAACATTATTCCTAAACAAATATATTGTGTTGATCCTATTCCTAGCTGGTCTAAAGGGCGGGCTGTAGTAATTGGAGATTCTGCACATACCATAAACCCCAACACGGGATATGGAAGCTCCGTGGCTTTAGAGGACGCCATGTACTTAGCTAAAATGTTACAGAAACACCATTATACTGACGCGTTGTATTATTTAGAAGCTGATCGCAAAGATCGTATAAATGCCATACAGAATAGCTTGGAAATATTTGATGTAAGTAAAGGGTTCGATTTCAGCAATGGTTTTGATATTGGTTTGTTTAGCGGATCTACTATTGATCCAAATTACAAGATTCATTGGGAAAATTAA
- a CDS encoding DegV family protein has protein sequence MRRDHTIKLIVDSTADLSNQWLQQYDISVVPLYVIMGSQTYKDNIEITPAELYRRSEEEGIIPKTAAPSPSDFYQTFEAEILAGKQILYISMSSKVSSTNQNAHIAAKEFPAGRIHIIDSMHLSASYAMLVFRAARAIEMGQSIEEVLADLEHVREKVKIEVLVDRLDYLHKGGRVNSMQHLIGNVLRVRPILNIINGEVRSVQKYRGKMDKALESIIQKISTQKNQICPNLLIIAQTVAEKMTDKVRTSILEHAYFKEVIVIEGGCVIGSHTGPNTIAISYLNV, from the coding sequence ATGAGAAGAGACCATACTATTAAATTGATAGTTGACAGCACCGCAGACCTATCGAACCAATGGCTACAACAATACGATATTAGTGTTGTGCCACTTTATGTAATCATGGGGTCTCAAACTTATAAGGATAATATTGAGATCACTCCAGCCGAGCTATATCGTCGTTCCGAGGAAGAGGGGATCATCCCTAAAACCGCAGCTCCATCTCCTTCAGACTTTTATCAAACCTTTGAAGCAGAGATTCTCGCAGGTAAACAAATTCTATATATTAGCATGTCATCCAAAGTATCTTCTACCAATCAAAATGCGCATATTGCAGCTAAAGAGTTCCCTGCTGGACGGATTCATATCATTGACTCCATGCATTTATCAGCAAGTTATGCCATGTTAGTGTTTCGTGCTGCACGTGCAATTGAAATGGGGCAGTCTATCGAAGAGGTGCTGGCAGATTTAGAACATGTGAGGGAGAAGGTCAAGATTGAAGTATTGGTAGACAGACTCGATTATCTGCATAAAGGAGGTCGCGTTAATAGTATGCAGCACCTAATTGGTAACGTGCTCAGGGTGCGGCCCATCTTAAATATCATCAATGGAGAGGTACGTTCCGTTCAAAAATATCGCGGCAAAATGGATAAGGCATTGGAAAGTATCATACAAAAGATTTCAACTCAAAAAAATCAGATTTGTCCCAATCTCTTGATTATTGCTCAAACGGTTGCGGAGAAAATGACAGATAAAGTTCGGACTAGCATACTTGAGCATGCTTACTTTAAAGAAGTGATAGTTATTGAGGGTGGCTGTGTAATAGGTTCACATACTGGTCCGAACACCATTGCGATAAGCTACTTGAATGTGTAA